A genomic segment from Juglans regia cultivar Chandler chromosome 14, Walnut 2.0, whole genome shotgun sequence encodes:
- the LOC108996926 gene encoding CBL-interacting serine/threonine-protein kinase 11, which produces MPEIENVTETTHKNALFGKYEVGKLLGCGAFAKVYHARNVQTGQSVAVKVISKKKISASGTGNLMSNIKREISIMRRLNHRHIVKLHEVLATKTKIYFVMEFVKGGELFAKVAKARFSEDLSRRYFQQLISAVGYCHSRGVFHRDLKPENLLVDENGNLKVSDFGLSAVTDQIRHDGLLHTLCGTPAYVAPEILTKKGYDGAKVDVWSCGVVLYVLNAGYLPFNDPNLMSMYKKIYKGEYRCPKWFSPELKRFLSRLLDTNPETRITVDEILRDPWFRKGYKEVNFYEEEYKVEKEEEPKVKQLNAFDLISFSSGLNLSGLFEDSCNPADNGEIFISAEPPEKIVEKVEEFAKANENNSRVRWKKEWGVELEGRNGNVAIGVDVYQLTDGLVVVEAKRKGGDAGSYKDMWKNKLRPLLISGQTSQP; this is translated from the coding sequence ATGCCAGAGATCGAGAATGTTACCGAGACCACCCACAAAAATGCCCTGTTCGGAAAATACGAGGTGGGCAAGCTCCTCGGGTGCGGAGCATTCGCCAAAGTCTACCACGCGCGCAATGTCCAGACCGGGCAGAGCGTGGCCGTCAAGGTCATCAGCAAGAAGAAGATCTCTGCCTCCGGCACGGGCAACCTGATGTCCAACATCAAGCGCGAGATCTCCATTATGCGCAGGCTCAACCACCGCCACATCGTGAAGCTCCACGAAGTCCTCGCCACCAAGACCAAGATCTACTTCGTCATGGAGTTCGTCAAGGGCGGCGAGCTCTTCGCCAAGGTCGCCAAGGCCCGCTTCAGCGAAGATCTCAGCCGCAGGTACTTCCAGCAACTTATCTCCGCCGTCGGGTACTGCCACTCGCGCGGGGTCTTCCACCGCGACCTGAAGCCAGAGAATCTCCTTGTCGACGAGAACGGTAACCTCAAAGTCTCGGACTTCGGGCTCAGCGCCGTGACAGACCAGATCCGACACGACGGGCTGTTGCACACTCTGTGCGGTACACCGGCATACGTGGCGCCGGAGATCCTAACGAAGAAAGGCTATGACGGTGCCAAGGTGGACGTATGGTCTTGCGGCGTGGTACTTTACGTTCTAAACGCTGGTTACTTGCCATTCAACGACCCGAACCTCATGTCCATGTACAAGAAGATTTACAAGGGAGAGTATCGGTGCCCGAAGTGGTTTTCTCCTGAACTCAAACGGTTCTTGTCTCGGCTTCTCGACACGAACCCAGAGACGAGGATCACCGTTGATGAAATCCTGAGAGACCCCTGGTTCAGGAAGGGTTACAAGGAGGTGAATTTCTACGAGGAAGAATACAAGGTCGAGAAAGAGGAGGAGCCCAAGGTTAAACAGTTGAATGCCTTCGATCTCATATCCTTCTCGTCCGGTTTGAACCTGTCCGGCTTGTTCGAGGACTCGTGCAACCCGGCGGACAACGGAGAGATATTCATATCGGCTGAGCCGCCGGAGAAGATCGTCGAGAAAGTCGAGGAATTCGCTAAAGCCAACGAGAATAACTCGAGGGTGAGGTGGAAGAAGGAATGGGGCGTGGAACTGGAAGGGCGGAACGGTAACGTCGCTATCGGGGTGGATGTCTACCAATTAACGGACGGTCTGGTAGTGGTGGAGGCTAAAAGGAAAGGTGGAGACGCCGGTTCCTACAAAGACATGTGGAAGAACAAGCTCAGGCCTCTGCTAATCAGTGGCCAAACGTCTCAACCATGa